The segment TGACACATTTAacagatgcatttttaaatgacaTCTCACGTTTTACACCTGCAACTCTTAATACAGACCTACAGACAAGGCAAAGCAACCTGAAGGTCCTTCTACCTTCACACTGTACTAAAGGCTTTCTACCCCAACTTCAGCAAATTGAGTCAACTGATGAATTTGTAAGAGGTTTCTGGACTACTGCAGAAATATCCATTTTTCTAGAACAGTCTCTCGAAAGTAAAACCAAATTCAAACACACCTACTAACTGGATGTTTTTAGCTGCATATTACACTATGTAGAAGGAGCCAAATGTTCCCCTGTCACTCAGCACACTGCTAAAGATGTAAGTTGTTCTTTTTCTAATGTGGTTTGTAAAAAGAGGGGATATCTTTTATCAGGCCAGCTgccactgaggaaaaaaaaaccaggataAGCTTTTGGGCAGAAGCCCCTTCTTCAGGCCTGAAATAGCAGCAGTAGTCTTGAAGGTGAAAACCAGCAGAGAACAACTTATACATTTAATTGGATTATGTAAGCAGCTAGaccatctgaaaaaaataaaaaagggcaCTGATATCTGGAGcaaaggaaggaagagcaggggaggaggagatgaaAAGAGAGCTCCACTGGCACACACAAAGAAAGCAATGAGCAATTTACTGCCTAAGGAAAGTGAGGGACAGGGAATTGTGTCCTGTGCCCTAACGTCTTTGCCAAATCCAGGATCATTAGCAGCATTAAGCTTTCAGGTCCCATGATGTCTTTTTAAGGTATTTTATCAATGTCTCTTAAGAATCAGAGTTCAAGTGAGGTCTAGATTTGTTTCAGCTGTGACAGGCTGCTGCCAAAAAGTATGtccaaagggggaaaaagaagtcTAGGCATTACTGTCCTTCTGTCTTTCATCTTGACCCTGATGACTGAATGTCACTTATCcttagaaaaataagaaatatgtgaaaaatatacctgccccagccagccctTTCGCAAATGCATAAGCGGTGTCTCTGAACATACCCGGTCAATTTCCCTGAGGGATTACCAACAGGAAGACTCCAACAGCTTCCTAATTATTTCCCTGTTTTGAAAACATCACTTATTTGGAGGCGGTGCAGCGCCCAGTAGAGCAAACGTATGTGCATGTACACCCCAGCAGGGTGAGTGGCTCTCAGTGTCCCCATGTCACAGCCCCTGCAAGGTCCAGAGCCCCTCGGCAGCGTGTGGGGATCACggtgaggaggcagcagctggcagtggcCGGGACagctcacacagacacacacacacctggcaGGCTGCGCACGGAGGGAGCACCCTGCCTGTGGTGGGACATGGGCAGCGGTGCTTCCCCGGCGTGCTCGGGGAAAGCTGGGAGCAGTTCTCCTGGGAAAGTCAGTGTGTGGATTTACGAGGCTGCTGCCTGTGTTAAATGGGAGGCTAGTTTAGAAAATGTGGGTGCAAAGATGCTTCCTAAtacaacagaaggaaaagagcgTGGATATACATAATTGCctccctggaaaacaaaacaaaacaaaacaaaacaaaacaaaacaaaacaaaaaaaaccccaaaaaacccccacacctgaggaaaaagaaaggttgCATAGATGTGCCCAAAACTTGTACCATCTTGCACCAACTTGTACCATCTGgcaaaaagaaagtgaaaatgtgATCATCCCAGCTCAGTGATTGAGTAATGAGGAAAGGACCAGTGATCACACATCCCAGACACCTCATAAGAAGTtagacaaaaagaaaagtattacTGAGAGTTCAAAAGAttggaagaaggaggaaaactgGTGTTGAAACCCATGATATGCAGCCACAGGCAAtgagaggcagcagccctgctctggcacgGGGCAGGACTGGTTTTTCTCCAgaggtccctgccagccccgacCCCTGTGACCCGGGAAGGATGAAACCCTGCTCCTCGTTTTGCACGCTGAATCTGAGcggtgccctggcagccaggagagccacCTGGGGtgcaccaggcacagcatcGCCAGccgggcaggggaggggagcagagctctgctctgagctgaggCGGCCTCACCccgagtgctgggggcaggttttGGGGCCGCTATTTAAGAAAGTCACGGAGCTATTAGAGcgtccaaaggagggcaatgACGATGGCGAAGGGCCTTGAGGAGAAGCCGTATGAGGTCGCTGGGTGTGTCCACGCTGGAGGACACTGAGGGGAGCCCTCGGTGCGCTTACAGCCGCTGTGCCGGGGCCGGTGCCCCTGTGGCGCTGCCCCGGCGCTCGCGGCCCTCTCACGCGGCGGTTCCGGGCGCGGCCGCGCGGGGGCGCCGCTGGCggaggggcggggcggcggcagTGCGCGTGCGCGGTGACGCGCGGGGCCGTGCCCGCTATATGAGCCCCGGCAGGCGCTGACTCGGCCCTTtccgccccgctcccgccccgcgcCCGGGTCGCTGCGCCGACaccccgcgcccccgccgccccccgccgccgccgccatgaTCATCTACCGGGACTGCATCAGCCGTAAGGCCGCGGGGGGGCGGGGGGCACGGCCGGGAGGGGCGGGCGGCCCGGCGCTCGGAGCGGGGGGGGGAAGCGCGGCCCGGGCCCGGGCGCTGGGCCCGGCGGTGCCGCCGCGCATGtgcggggctgggccggggcgggggggggcgcggggcccgGGGGCGGGAGCGATGGGAGGAAAGTGGTGGGTGCCGGGAGGCGGAGGCTGACGCGCCTcggtgtgtatgtgtgtttatCTGACCCCGCAGAGGATGAGATGTTCTCGGACATCTACAAGATCCGGGAGGTGGCGGACGGCCTGTGCCTGGAAGTGGAGGGGAAGGTGAGTACCCGCCCGCCGcgaaggagggagggaggaagcgTTGCCGCGGTGACTCACGGCCGGTGCGGAGTGGGGGTGGCGTCCCTGCGAAGGGCGAGGatggagggagagaagggaagacCCACCTCGGCCCAGTGCCTGGTGCTGTCTTGGGTGGTGCTTGTGAGAGCCCGGGTCAGCCAGGCTGGAGTGTAATGGAGTTTGGGTTAGGCACCGTGGGAGGAGTCGTGCTTGAGagccatagaatcatagaatgcgTTGGAACGGACCTTGAAGACCgtctagttccaacctccctgccgtgggcaaggacaccttccactagaccaggttgctcaaagccccatccagcctggccttgaacaattccagaGCTGGAGCATCCACAggttctctgggcaacctctaCCAGTGCCTCccacttaaaaaaattcttcctaatatctaatctaaacctactgtCTCTCAGTTTGAACTCATTCccccttctcctgtcactgGGAAATTAGTGCTtgagctgcagccagcttcCTTGCACTGAACTGTGTCTCTGGAGTTGTGCCCTGCTGTCAGGTCATAGGTGTGTAAGAGCAGTAGCGTTAAGGTTTTTTGCAGAGCCGTTAAGTTTTTTGATGTCTCTAAATCTAGATGGTCACCAGGACAGAGGGTCAAATTGATGACTCTCTAATTGGTGGCAATGCCTCTGCTGAAGGTCCTGAGGGAGATGGAACAGAAGCCACGGTCATAACTGGTGTTGACATAGTAATTAACCACCATCTTCAGGAGACCAGCTTCACAAAAGAATCCTACAAGAAGTACATCAAGGATTACATGAAAGCGTAAGTGTTGGTaggcttttcctttcagatggATTGCAATGGTTTTATGTGCTTGAGATCATAAAAACAGCATTGGATTTATTCCTAGTTGGTGTTAGTTCTGATACAGGTGTGAAACTGGCTGTGAACTTCAGTCATGTCTTTAATGCTTGGCAGAACTGGAGCCCTAAAGAGTGGGTGCTGGAATAGCTGTGTTTATCTTGGCTGAGGTAGAGGGCCTGATCATGTGCTTTGGATCTTACCTgtaacatttctgttttcttttgtatttctccATGCCAAACCTTCATATGGAAGGGACTGAGGTGGTAAAGAAAAGCTTCTGAAGCTTTTGTAGCATGACAGTGTAAACAGCTATAAAACATGTGTGAATGGGTCTTTTTTGCTAGTTCATGGTGTAATTTCTGTTGGTGGGTGTTCAGTGGGGTTAATACTGAAAGTGGAAAAGCTTTGTGACATGGATGGCTGATACACTCTTGCTGCTGTGGAAAGGACTTGCTGATTTTTGCCTGTCTCTAGCCTGGTTGTAAAATGACCATGATAGGAGTGGCAGGTGATTTCACTTgcaaaaataagttaaaaattTGGGGGTGTTAAGAGGGAATTGGGGAAAAGCAGTAAAATGGAAGACAGGTAGCTACTCTTTCTGCTATGACATCCTGCCAGACAGTGAAGTTACTAAGCTAGAACATGTTTTCAGagcatttcttctttctccttccagAATCAAAGCCAGACTTGAGGAACACAAGCCAGAGAGAGTAAAGCCTTTCATGACTGGGGCTGCAGAACAAATCAAACACATCCTTGCCAACTTCAAAAACTACCAGGTCAGTTATGTTTCCTTACAGCAGTATTGATGAGCTGTGGTTGGTTCCTCTGCTGAACAGCTTGCTGAGAATTTTGAGGGCTCCTGTTGTGAGGATGCTAGCCTGCCCTTCTCTGAGAGTCAGGGAGGAGAAACAGCCGAAGACTGTTGGCTGTTGGGAGTCTCATTTCAGCTGGTAATGCTTGTGGTTAGCTACCTTTGTTGTTATGGGGATTCAGGGACTGTGCAGTTAGACTTGGAAGGTGGATCACTCTGGCCCTTGCTGTTTCTTAACTCTGTTCATAGCAGCATGGTAAAATTACTGAATTACAAAGAACACTTTGGGTTGAAGAGCACCATAGGGTTCCAATCCCCTGcaatgtgcagggacaccttccactagacccAGTTGCtgagagccccatccagcctggcctcactttcagggatggtggtatccagagcttctctggtcagcctgtgccagtgcctcaccaccaccactgtaaataatttcttcctaatatataatttaaatcTGTTCTCGTTTGAGTTTCAAAGCCATTCCCTATTGTCCTATTGCAATGTGCCCCTgtcaaaagtccctctccagatTTTTTGTAGCCCCCTTTAGGTTACTGGAGGGTGCTGTAAGGACTCCCTGCAGCTTCTAGGggtgaacaaccccagctccctcagcctgtcctcatagGAGAGGAGCTCCAGGCCTCTGACCATCTTAGTGGCCCACCTGGGCTTGGTCCGGCAGGTCCATGTCCTTGTGTTGggatcccagctccagagctggatgcagcactccgGGTGAGgtgtcagcagagcagaggaacagaatcctctcccttgacctgctggccactcCTCTTTTGACACGTTTGGGTTTCTGGGCTGCAGGCTCACAGTGTTGGGTTACACAGTGTTATTGGTCATTCAGCACCCCAAGTCTTTCTCCTGTCAATCCGTTCTCAAGCCCAGCCTGTATCTGTGCTTGGGGGGTGTCCTGACCCCGATGTAGGGCATTGCACTTGGCCTGTTGAACTTCACAAGGTTCccacctctccagcctgtcagGGTCCCTCTGGACAACATCCCTTTCTTCTGGTGTGTCAACCATGGTGGCACTAAGATGGACAaactgcagagaaggaaaatccctgtggctgctcagcTTAGCTGTTAAACTAAGCTTGGTGATGATCCATTGTTTGTGtataaaaaggc is part of the Prinia subflava isolate CZ2003 ecotype Zambia chromosome 3, Cam_Psub_1.2, whole genome shotgun sequence genome and harbors:
- the TPT1 gene encoding translationally-controlled tumor protein is translated as MIIYRDCISQDEMFSDIYKIREVADGLCLEVEGKMVTRTEGQIDDSLIGGNASAEGPEGDGTEATVITGVDIVINHHLQETSFTKESYKKYIKDYMKAIKARLEEHKPERVKPFMTGAAEQIKHILANFKNYQFFVGENMNPDGMVALLDFREDGVTPYMIFFKDGLEIEKC